Proteins co-encoded in one Halorhodospira halophila genomic window:
- a CDS encoding alpha/beta hydrolase: protein MRRLTLAITPLLLATLAVGCSRAAVDGPADSPGETPAWGEGYILADDGYRLPYRRWGPEHDDSADAVVLALHGLNDYSRGMRFAAEYLAEGGVATYAYDHRGFGETGDAGTWPGGQALIDDAATAVELLAERYPDTPLYLMGHSMGGAIAMILVAEQSPEAITGTALLAPAVWGREAMPWYQRTGLWLSSRLTPGLRLSGEDLGVDPTDNPEVLEEWREDPLIQREVSARALAGVTDLMDRALEASEQLDSRALILYGEQDEVIPPEPTCLMLHRLPQRPPGQWRLALYPEGHHLLTRDLQRDRVHADLLAWLQDPEGARLPSSHEVGHREGLSRLCGHRD from the coding sequence TTGCGCAGACTGACCCTCGCCATCACCCCGCTGCTGCTTGCCACGCTGGCGGTCGGCTGCAGCCGCGCCGCTGTGGACGGCCCGGCAGACTCGCCCGGCGAGACACCCGCCTGGGGTGAGGGGTACATCCTCGCCGACGACGGTTACCGGCTACCTTACCGACGCTGGGGCCCCGAGCACGACGACAGCGCCGACGCTGTGGTTCTGGCGCTGCACGGGCTCAATGACTATAGCCGCGGCATGCGCTTCGCTGCCGAATACCTCGCCGAGGGCGGGGTCGCCACCTACGCCTACGACCACCGAGGTTTCGGTGAAACCGGGGACGCGGGCACCTGGCCTGGGGGGCAGGCACTGATCGACGATGCCGCCACGGCCGTCGAGCTGCTGGCCGAACGCTACCCCGATACCCCGCTCTACCTCATGGGCCATAGCATGGGCGGGGCCATCGCCATGATCCTGGTCGCCGAACAATCGCCGGAGGCGATCACCGGCACCGCGCTCCTGGCCCCGGCGGTCTGGGGGCGCGAGGCGATGCCCTGGTATCAGCGCACCGGCCTGTGGCTCTCTTCACGCCTGACCCCCGGTCTGCGCCTGAGCGGCGAGGATCTGGGGGTCGATCCGACGGACAACCCCGAGGTCCTCGAGGAGTGGCGAGAGGATCCGCTCATCCAGCGCGAAGTCAGTGCCCGCGCCTTGGCCGGGGTCACCGACCTCATGGACCGCGCCCTAGAGGCCAGCGAGCAGCTGGACTCGCGGGCACTGATCCTTTACGGCGAGCAGGATGAGGTCATCCCGCCAGAACCCACCTGTCTGATGCTCCATCGGCTCCCGCAGCGCCCGCCGGGACAGTGGCGCCTGGCCCTCTACCCGGAGGGCCATCACCTGCTGACCCGCGACCTGCAGCGCGACCGCGTACACGCGGACCTGCTTGCCTGGCTCCAGGACCCGGAGGGGGCGCGTCTCCCGTCAAGCCACGAGGTCGGGCATCGGGAGGGGCTGTCGCGACTGTGCGGTCACCGCGACTGA